In the genome of Streptomyces sp. P3, the window AGTTCGCCAAGAACGTCCCGTTCGCGCTCTCGGTCGCCGAGTCCGCCGCGCGCCCCGACCGCCCGAAGTCCTCGGTCGGCCTGGCCGCCGCCGACTTCACCCCGGCGCCCTTCACCACGTCGTACTCGCGCGGCGCGGACCAGCAGGTCTCCGTCGTCGTGCGCAAGGCGATCCGCGACAAGGAGCTCAACTACCGCGTCAACGGCGGCCGTACCCGGGACCAGGCGCTCCGGCACTGGAAGGGCGGCGAGACCTACGGCGGGGAGGACAACCTCTACTTCGACGCGTACCGGGCCAAGGTGAAGGACGGCAAGCCGGGCGACAAGGTCGAGGTGTGGTTCACCGGCAGGAGCGAGAACGGGAAGAAGGTCTCCAGCGCGCACTTCACCTACACCGTCGCCGCGCGGGCCCAGGCCGACACGCTCGTGGTCGCCGAGGAGGGGGCGACGGCAACGCAGGCGCAGACCTACGTGGACGCGCTGAAGGCCAACGGCCGCAAGGCGATCGTCTGGGACGTCGCCGCCCAGGGGGCGCCCGACCCGCTCGCCGTGCTGAGCCACTTCCGTACGGTCGTCCACTACACGGGCGCGAGCACCCCCGGCAACCCGACCCAGCTCGCGCTGCGCGCCTTCCTCAACGAGGGCGGCAAGCTGATCGAGGCGGGCGAGCTGGCCGGCGGCAGCGTCGCCCTGGCCGACGGCACCCCGTCGAACGACTTCAGCCAGTACTACCTGGGCGCCTACTCCCGCACCTCGACCCCCGGCGCCACCGGCTTCACCGGTTCCGGCAGGCTCGGCGGACTGAGCGCGGCCCTCGGCCCGGCCACCTCGAACCCGCTCGACAAGGCCGGCACCTACGCGCTCACCTCGGACGAGCTGCCCGCGGCCGACTACCCGCAGTTCGCGAGCGCGGGCGCCGGGCAGTTCGCCGGGACGGTCAACCCCTACGGGCCGTACGCGGGCTCGTACATGGCCGCGGCCGTGCACACCGACGACGCCTACAAGCGCCTCACCCGCACCATCGACCTCGGCGGCGTCGGCGCGGCGGGCAAGCCGACGCTGCGCACCCAGCTGCTGTGGGACACCGAGCCGGGCTACGACAACGCCATCGTCGAGATCCACACCGTCGGCGGCGACGACTGGACCACTCTTGCGGAGGCGGGCGGCGCCACCCGCACCACCGTGCCCGCGGAGTGCGGGGCCGGCTTCTACGTCGGTGAGCACCCGTGGCTCGAGCACTACCTCACCCTGGGCGCGAACGCTTGCACCGCCACCGGGTCCACCGGCTCCTGGAACGCCCTCACCGGCGCCTCCAGCGGCTGGCAGCAGGTGAACTTCGACCTGAGCGCGTACGCGGGCAAGAACGTCGAGGTCTCGATCGCCTACGTCACCGACCCGGGCAGCGGCGGCCGAGGCGTGCTCGCGGACGACGCCTCGCTGGTCGTCGGCGGCGGCGCCGTCGAGACCGAGGGCTTCGAGACGTCGCTCGGCGCCTGGAAGGCCGGCGGACCGCCCACCGGCAGCCCGGGCGTGCTGAAGGACTGGGCGCGCACCGGCGTCCTGTTCCAGACGTACGGAGCGGTCACCACCGATGACACCGTGCTGCTCGGTTTCGGTCTGGAGCACGTCACCGCGGCGGCCGACCGCAAGACGCTCATCGGAAAGGCACTCGCCTCACTTGCGCGATGACACGCCCAAGTCAACACTTCGTGACGGTTCGTAACCGGATCGAGTGATCGGGCCCGCCCGGCCCGTGCGGTCCGTACCCCTACTGGCGGGTACGGACCGCCGTGCCGTGTATGGGCGAACTCGATGTCACTCCGGCGGCCCCGGAGAGGTAGGGTCGTGGGTGGTCGGGGACATCCCAAATACAGCTCGCCGGCACCTCGTGGCCGGCGTACCAACGAGGAGATCGGTTCGTGACGATCCGCGTAGGCATCAACGGCTTTGGCCGCATCGGTCGTAACTACTTCCGCGCGCTGCTGGAGCAGGGTGCTGACATCGAGATCGTGGCTGTCAACGACCTTGGTGACACCGCGACCACCGCCCACCTGCTGAAGTACGACACCATCCTGGGCCGTCTCAAGGCCGAGGTGTCGCACACGGCGGACACGATCACCGTGGACGGCCACACCATCAAGGTGCTGTCCGAGCGCAACCCCGCCGACATCCCGTGGGGCGACCTCGGCGTCGACATCGTGATCGAGTCGACCGGCATCTTCACCAAGAAGGCCGACGCCGAGAAGCACATCGCGGGCGGCGCGAAGAAGGTCCTCATCTCGGCTCCGGCCAAGGACGAGGACATCACCATCGTGATGGGCGTCAACCAGGACAAGTACGACCCGGCGAACCACCACGTCATCTCCAACGCCTCCTGCACCACCAACTGTGTGGCGCCGATGGCCAAGGTCCTCGACGAGAACTTCGGCATCGTCAAGGGCCTGATGACGACGGTCCACGCGTACACCAACGACCAGCGCATCCTGGACTTCCCGCACTCGGACCTGCGCCGCGCCCGCGCCGCCGCCGAGAACATCATCCCGACCACGACGGGCGCCGCCAAGGCCACCGCCCTGGTCCTGCCGCAGCTCAAGGGCAAGCTCGACGGCATCGCGATGCGCGTCCCGGTCCCGACCGGCTCGGCCACCGACCTGGTCGTGACCCTCCAGCGCGAGGTCACCAAGGACGAGGTCAACGCCGCGTTCAAGAAGGCCTCCGAGGACGGCGACCTCAAGGGCTACCTGGCCTACACCGAGGACCCGATCGTCTCCTCGGACATCGTCAGCGACCCGGCCTCCTGCACCTTCGACTCCTCCCTGACCATGGTCCAGGAGGGGAACTCGGTGAAGATCCTCGGCTGGTACGACAACGAGTGGGGCTACTCCAACCGCCTCGTGGACCTGACGGTCTTCGTCGGCGGCCGGCTCTGATCGTCGGATCAGGCACCTCGACGTGAGCGCAGGGCCCGGACGGCGCAGGGACGCGCCGCCCGGGCCCTGCGGCACGTGCTGACCGGCCCCCTCCTACGACCACGAGCGATCTCGAGCACCACGAGCCCTTCCCAGGAGCCCCCGTAATGAAGACGATCGACGAACTTCTCGCCGAAGGCGTCGCAGGCAAGCGGGTCTTCGTCCGCGCCGACCTCAACGTGCCGCTCGACGGCGACGCCATCACCGACGACGGCCGTATCCGCGCCGTCCTGCCCACCGTCAAGGCCCTCGCGGACGCGGGCGCCAAGGTGGTCGTCGCCTCACACCTGGGCCGCCCCAAGGGTGCGGCGGACCCGGCCTTCTCCCTCGCCCCGGCCGCCGCCCGGCTGGGCGAACTCCTCGGCGCGCCGGTGGCCTTCGCGACCGACACGGTCGGTGACTCCGCGCGCTCCACGGTCGCCGGCCTCGCCGACGGCCAGGTCGCCGTCATCGAGAACCTGCGCTTCAACCCGGGCGAGACCAGCAAGGACGACGCCGAGCGCGGCGCCTTCGCCGACCGGCTCGCCGAACTCGCGGACGTCTACGTCGGCGACGGCTTCGGCGCGGTGCACCGGGGGCACGCCTCCGTCACCGACCTCCCTGCCCGGTTGCCGCACGCCGCCGGCTACCTCATCGCCACCGAGGTCGGCGTCCTGAAGAAGCTCACCGAGAACGTCGAGCGGCCCTACGTCGTCGCCCTCGGCGGCTCCAAGGTCTCCGACAAGCTCGCCGTCATCGACCAGCTGCTGGGCAAGGCGGACCGCCTCCTCATCGGCGGCGGCATGGTGTTCACCTTCCTGAAGGCCAAGGGGTACGAGGTGGGCGCCTCCCTCCTCCAGGAGGACCAGATCCCCGTCGTCCAGGAGTACATCGAGCGGGCCGAGAAGAACGGCGTCGAGCTGGTCCTCCCCGTCGACGTGCTGACCTCCACCGGATTCCCGGACCTGAAGACCAAGGCCCCGGCGAACCCGAACACCGTCGCCGCGGACGCCATCCCCGCCGACCAGCTGGGCCTGGACATCGGCCCCGAGACCCGCAAGCTGTACGCCTCGAAGCTCGCCGACGCCGCGACCGTCTTCTGGAACGGCCCCATGGGCGTCTTCGAGCACCCCGACTACGCCGAGGGCACCAGGGCGGTCGCCCAGGCCCTCGTCGAATCCCCGGCGTTCACGGTGGTCGGCGGTGGCGACTCCGCCGCGGCCGTCCGTCTGCTGGGCTTCGACGAGAACGCATTCGGCCACATCTCGACCGGTGGCGGCGCCTCCCTCGAATACCTCGAGGGCAAGACGCTCCCCGGCCTCGCCGCACTGGAAGGCTGACCCCGCATGACCACTCGTACGCCGCTGATGGCGGGCAACTGGAAGATGAACCTCAACCACCTCGAGGCCATCGCGCACGTCCAGAAGCTCGCCTTCGCCCTGGCCGACAAGGACTACGAGGCCGTCGAGGTCGCCGTCCTGCCGCCCTTCACCGACCTGCGCTCCGTGCAGACCCTGGTCGACGGCGACAAGCTCAAGATCAAGTACGGCGCCCAGGACATCTCGGCGCAGGACTCCGGTGCCTACACCGGCGAGATCTCCGGTGCGATGCTCGCCAAGCTGAAGTGCACGTTCGTCACGATCGGCCACTCCGAGCGCCGGCAGTACCACGACGAGACCGACGAGCTGGTGAACGCCAAGGTCAAGGCCGCCTACAAGCACGGCCTGACCCCCATCCTGTGCGTCGGCGAGGAGCTGGACGTCCGCGAGGCGGGCAACCACGTCGTCCACACCCTCGCCCAGGTGGAGGGCGGTCTGAAGGACCTCCCGGCCGAGCAGGCCGAGTCCGTCGTGATCGCCTACGAGCCCGTGTGGGCCATCGGCACCGGCAAGGTCTGCGGCGCCGAGGACGCGCAGGAGGTCTGTGCCGCCGTCCGCGCCAAGCTCGCCGAGCTCTACACCCAGGAGCTGGCCGACAAGGTCCGCATCCAGTACGGCGGCTCCGTCAAGTCCGGCAACGTCGCCGAGATCATGGCGCAGGCCGACATCGACGGCGCGCTGGTCGGCGGCGCCTCGCTGGACGCGGACGAGTTCGTCAAGATCGTGCGCTTCCGCGACCAGTGATCCGAGCTGTGAGTATGCGGTAGCGGCGATCCGTCGTACTCTTGCGGGGGCATAGCGCCACGCGGCGCAGCCGCACGGGAAAAGGCGCTGTGCCCCCGTTGTCCGTTCCGGTCCTTATCCGAATCCGAGGAAGTTGGTCCAGCCGTGGTTTTGGGGTTCTCGATCGCCCTGATCGTCTTCAGCCTGCTGCTGATGCTGCTGGTGCTGATGCACAAGGGGAAGGGCGGCGGCCTCTCCGACATGTTCGGCGGTGGCATGCAGTCCTCCGTCGGCGGTTCCTCGGTCGCCGAGCGCAACCTCGACCGCATCACCGTCGTGGTCGGGACGCTGTGGTTCGCCTCCATCATCGTCCTCGGCATCCTGATGAAGACGAACAACTGATCAGCTTCTCACAGGCACGCACATTCCGGTACGTAAGGCCCCATGTTCGGTACGCGCAGCACAGCGCGGCCTATCATGGGGCTTGCGTCCAGGTGTGGGAGCTGTAACTCCAATCACTGGACGCGCGTTGGGCCTTACGTAGACTGAGGCGCTCGCAGCGAAGCGAAACGCCGACTCGCTTCGCGGCACCATCACGCAGGGAGTTACGACCGTGGCAAGTGGCAACGCGATCCGAGGTAGCCGGGTCGGGGCGGGGCCGATGGGCGAGGCCGAGCGGGGCGAGTCCGCGCCCCGTCTGCGCATCTCCTTCTGGTGCTCCAACGGACACGAGACGGTGCCCAGCTTCGCCAGCGACGCGCAGGTTCCCGAGACCTGGGACTGCCCGCGCTGCGGCTTTCCCGCCGGGCAGGACCGGGACAACCCCCCGGACCCCCCGCGCACCGAGCCCTACAAGACGCACCTCGCCTATGTGCGGGAGCGGCGCAGCGACGCGGACGGCGAGGCGATCCTCGCCGAGGCGCTCGCCAAGCTACGGGGCGAGATCTAGCGACATACCGGCCGGGCGCCCGAGGGTGCCCGGCCGGACCTGCTTTCGCGCCCGGGCCGTCGCCCGTGCCCGCGCAACGGCCCTCCGCGCTGCCCTTCGCCCTGCCCTGTGCCGTTCTCCGTGACCTCGCCTCTCCGAACCCGCCGCCACCGCGCTGACACCCGGGCGCCCGCGGGACGTACCTCCTGTTGCCCCGCGGGCCACGGCACGTCCGCTCGTGCCATCTCCTGATCAACTAGGTTGGGAGCGGCGGGGCAAGGCGTGCGAGGCAGCACGGACAGGTGAGGAAGGGCTGAAGTCCGAGATGAACGCAGACGGCCGTACGAGGCTGAACCAGACGCCCGAGTGGACCGCTCTGGCCGAACACCGCGAGGAACTCGGCGAGGTGCGGCTGCGGGAGCTGTTCGCCGCCGACCCCGACCGCGGGGCCGGTCACACCCTGCAGGTCGGCGACCTGAACATCGACTACTCCAAGCACCTCGTCACCGACGAGACGCTGCGACTGCTGCGCGAGCTGGCCGCGGCGGTCGACGTCTTCGGGCTGCGGGACGCCATGTTCCGCGGGGAGAAGATCAACACCACCGAGGACCGCGCGGTGCTGCACACCGCCCTGCGGGCCCCGCGCGACGCGGTGGTCGAGGTCGACGGGGAGAACGTCGTCCCCGCGGTGCACGCCGTCCTCGACAGGATGGCCGGCTTCGCCGGGCGGGTGCGCTCGGGCGAGTGGACCGGCCACACCGGCCGCCGCATCCGCAACGTCGTCAACATCGGCATCGGCGGCTCCGACCTGGGCCCGGCGATGGCCTACGAGGCACTGCGCAGCTACACCGACCGCGACCTCACGGTCCGCTTCGTGTCCAACGTGGACGGCGCCGACCTGCACGAGGCGGTCCGGGACCTGGATCCGGCCGAGACGCTGTTCATCGTCGCGTCGAAGACGTTCACCACCATCGAGACGATCACCAACGCCACCTCGGCCCGCTCCTGGCTCCTCGACGGCCTGGGCGGCGACGAGAAGGCGGTCGCCCAGCACTTCGTGGCACTGTCGACGAACGCCGGGAAGGTCGCCGGCTTCGGCATCGACACGGCCAACATGTTCGAGTTCTGGGACTGGGTCGGCGGCCGCTACTCCTTCGACTCGGCGATCGGCCTGTCGCTGATGATCGCCATCGGCCCGGACCGGTTCCGCGAGATGCTCGACGGCTTCCACCTCGTCGACGAGCACTTCCGCACCGCGCCCCCCGAGTCCAACGCCCCGCTGATCCTGGGCCTGCTGGGCATCTGGTACGGCAACTTCCACGACGCCCAGTCGCACGCCGTGCTGCCGTACAGCCACTACCTGTCGAAGTTCGCCGCCTACCTCCAGCAGCTGGACATGGAGTCCAACGGCAAGTACGTCGGCCGGGACGGCACGGAGGTGGACTGGCAGACCGGCCCCGTCGTCTGGGGCACGCCGGGCACCAACGGGCAGCACGCCTACTACCAGTTGATCCACCAGGGCACGAAGCTCATCCCGGCCGACTTCATCGGCTTCGCCGAGCCGGTCGCCGAACTGAGCGGCGAACTCAGGGCGCAGCACGACCTGTTGATGGCGAACTTCTTCGCGCAGACGCAGGCGCTGGCCTTCGGCAAGACACCTGAGGAGGTCCGCGCGGAAGGGGTGCCGGAGGAACTGGTCGCCCACAGGACCTTCAAGGGCGACCACCCCACCACGACCATCCTGGCGAAGGAACTCACCCCGTCCGTCCTCGGCCAGCTCATCGCCCTCTACGAGCACAAGGTGTTCGTGCAGGGCGCGGTGTGGAACATCGACTCCTTCGACCAGTGGGGCGTGGAGCTCGGCAAGGTCCTCGCCAAGCGCGTCGAACCGGCCCTCACCGAGGGCGCCGACGTGCCCGGTCTGGACGCGTCCACCAGGGCCCTCGTCGCCACGTACCGGGAGCTGCGAGGCCGCCGGTGAGGCGGCAGGGACCGGAGCGTCCTTCCTGACGGTGCGGTGAACGAGTCGACGCCGGGTCCCTGGACGGGACCCGGCGTCGACCGCCGGTGCGCAGAAGGTGTTACGACGAGGCCGGCGGGTACAGCGACCTCGGCAGCCGCGAGGCCGCCGCCGAGTCCAGCAGCCACAGGGTGCGGGCGCGTCCCCGGGCTCCCGCGGCCGGGGCCTGGACCTCGCCCGCTCCGGACAGGGCGATGGCCGCGGCCTGCGCCTTGTCCTCGCCGGCCGCGAGCAGCCACACCTCACGGGCCGCCCGGATCGCCGGGAGGGTGAGGGTGACGCGGGTCGGCGGGGGCTTGGGCGCGCCGCGCACACCGACCACCGTGCGCTCGGTCTCCCGCACGGCCGGCAGCTCCGGGAAGAGCGAGGCGACATGGGTGTCCGGGCCCACGCCCAGCATCAGCACGTCGAAGGACGGAACCGCGCCGTGGTTCTCGGGACCGGCCGCGCGGGCCAGCTCCTCGGCGTAGCCGGCCGCGGCCGCCTCCACGTCGGCGCCGTCGGGACCGTCCGACGCGGGCATGGCGTGCACACGCTTGGGGTCCACCGGGACGGAGTCCAGCAGGGCCTCACGGGCCTGCGTGATGTTGCGCTCCGGGTCGCCCTCGGGCAGGAACCGCTCGTCGCCCCACCACAGGTCGAGCCGCGTCCAGTCGACGGCGTCGCGGGCGGGTGCGGCGGCCAGCGCGGCCAGCAGGCCGTTGCCGTTGCGGCCGCCGGTGAGGACCACGGACGCATGGCCCCGGGAGGCCTGCGCGTCCACGATCTTCGTGATCAGGCGGGCCGCCGCGGCCTGTGCCATCAGTTCCTTGTCGCGGTGGACGACCAGCTGGGGCGTGCTCACTGCGGATCCGCCTTCCTGACCGGGGGCATCTGCGCGGGAGACGGCCTCTCGGCGTCACCGGAGCCCGGCGAGGCGGCGGCGGGTGCGGCAGGGGCGGCCGGGCCGGAGTCACGGCCGGCGGCAGCCGGTTCCGGCACGGCGCGGACCGGCAGAGACGGCGGGGGCTGGGAGGCGGCCTCGGCCCGCTCCGCCACCCGCTCGGCGGCCGACTGGAGACCGCCCAGCCGGTCCACGCCGAACCGCAGGGCGGACGCGTACGTGTCGTCGGGATCGAGCCTGCGGAGTTCCTCCGCGAGCAGCTCGGAGGTCTCCCGCCGCTTGAGCGCCACCGCCCGGTCCGGCTGGCCGGGCAGTGCCAGGGTGGCCATCGCGCCGTCCGACCGGTGCAGCGTGATCGGGCCGCCGGTGGTCTCCATCCGCACCTGGGTCAGACCGGGTCCGGCCGAGACCGCGCGCCGGACGTGCACATGGAGCCGGTCCGCGAGCCACATGGCGAGCAGCTCGACGCTCGGGTTGGACTCCTCGCCCGCCACCTCGGCGGACACGATCTCACAGCTGACCTGGTCGAGTGCGGCGGCCAGCATGGAACGCCACGGAGTGATCCGGGCCCACGCCAGGTCGGTGTCGCCCGGCTCGTAGGTCTCGGCGCGGGAGCGCAGCTCGTCGACGGGCTTCTCCGCCGTGTAGCTGTCGGTGACCCGGCGCTGGCCCAGGGCGCCCAGCGGGTCGCCCGCCGGGTCGCGCGGCGCGTCCACCGACCACCAGACCACCACGGGCGCGTCCGGCAGCAGCAGCGGCAGCACGACGGACTGGGCGTGGTCGGAGACCTCGCCGTACAGCCGGAGGATGACCGTCTCGCCGCTGCCGGCGTCCGCGCCCAGCCGTACCTCGGCGTCGAGGCGGGACTGGGTGCGGCCCCGGGGGGAGCGGGAGACGCGCTTGATGACCACGAGCGTGCGCGAGGGGTGCTCGTGCGACGCGTCGCCCGCGGCCTTCAGGGCGTCGTAGGCGTTCTCCTCGTCCGTGACGACGACGAGGGTGAGCACCATGCCGACGGCGGGTGTGCCTATCGCACGGCGGCCCTGCACCAGCGCCTTGTTGATCTTGCTGGCAGTGGTGTCCGTGAGGTCCGTTTTCATGGCCGGCGCCAGCTCCGTCCGTCTCGCTCGAGCATCTCGTCGGCCTCGACCGGCCCCCAGGTGCCCGACGGGTACTGTGCGGGCCTGCCGTTCTTGTCCCAGTACTGCTCGATCGGGTCGAGGATCTTCCAGGAGAGCTCGACCTCCTCGGTGCGGGGGAAGAGGTTCGAGTCGCCCAGCAGCACGTCCAGGATCAGCCGCTCGTACGCCTCGGGGGAGGACTCGGTGAAGGACTCGCCGTAGGCGAAGTCCATCGACACGTCCCGGATCTCCATGGAGGTGCCGGGCACCTTGGAGCCGAAGCGGACCGTGATCCCCTCGTCCGGCTGGACCCGGATGACGATGGCGTTCGCCCCGAGCTCCTCGGTGGCCGTGGAGTCGAACGGGGAGTGCGGGGCCCGCTGGAAGACGACCGCGATCTCGGTGACCCGCCGGCCGAGCCGCTTGCCGGTACGCAGATAGAACGGGACGCCCGCCCAGCGGCGGTTGTCGACGCCCACCTTGATCGCGGCGTAGGTGTCGGTCTTCGACTTGGGGTCGATGCCGTCCTCTTCGAGATAGCCGACGGCCTTCTCGCCGCCCTGCCAGCCGGCCGCGTACTGACCGCGCACGGTGTCACGGCCCAGGTCCTTCGGCAGCCGGACGGCGCCGAGCACCTTGGTCTTCTCCGCGGCCAGCGCGTCCGCGTCGAAGGAGGCGGGCTCCTCCATGGCGGTCAGCGCCATGAGCTGGAGCAGGTGGTTCTGGATGACGTCACGGGCGGCGCCGATGCCGTCGTAGTAGCCGGCCCGGCCGCCGATGCCGATGTCCTCGGCCATGGTGATCTGCACGTGGTCCACGAAGGACCGGTTCCAGATCGGCTCGAACATCGTGTTCGCGAAGCGGAGCGCCAGGATGTTCTGGACGGTCTCCTTGCCGAGGTAGTGGTCGATGCGGAAGACCTGGTCCGAGCCGAAGACCTCGTGGACGACCTTGTTGAGCTCCTCGGCCGAGGCGAGGTCGTGGCCGAAGGGCTTCTCGATGACCGCGCGCCGCCAGGAGCCGTTGCGCTGGTCGGCCAGGCCGTGCTTCTTCAGCTGCTTGATGACGACCGGGAAGGAACGCGGCGGCACCGAGAGGTAGAAGGCGAAGTTGCCGCCCGTGCCCTGGGCCCGGTCGAGTTCGTCGATCGTGGCGTGCAGCCGCTCGAACGCCTCGTCGTCGTCGAAGGTGCCCTGCACGAAGCGCATGCCCTGGACGAGCTGCTGCCAGACCTCCTCGCGGAAGGGCGTGCGGGCGTGCTCCTTGACGGCGTCGTGGACCTCCTGTGCGAAGTCCTCGTGCTCCCACTCCCGGCGGGCGAAGCCGACCAGGGAGAAACCCGGCGGCAGCAGACCCCGGTTGGCGAGGTCGTACACGGCGGGCATGAGCTTCTTCCGGGACAAATCGCCCGTGACGCCGAAGATGACCAGGCCCGACGGCCCCGCGATACGCGGGAGCCGTCGGTCGGCGGGGTCACGCAGCGGGTTGCTGCTCGACAAATCCTCAGCCCTCCGAGGGGGCGAGGCGCTGGAGCTCCGCCTCGGTCGACTTGAGCAGGTCGTTCCAGGACGCCTCGAACTTCTCGACGCCCTCGTCCTCGAGGAGCTGGACCACCTCGTCGTAGGAGATGCCGAGCTTCTCGACGGCGTCGATCTCGGCGCGGGCCTGCTCGTAGGTGCCGGCGATGGTGTTGCCGGTGACGGAGCCGTGGTCCTCGGCGGCGAACAGGGTCGCCTCCGGCATGGTGTTCACCGTGTTCGGCGCCACCAGGTCGTCCACGTACAGGGTGTCCTTGTACGCGGGGTCCTTCACGCCGGTGGAGGCCCACAGCGGACGCTGCTTGTTGGCGCCCGCCTTCTCCAGCGCGGCCCAGCGCTCGCCGGCGAAGACCTCCTCGTACGCCTGGTAGGCGAGGCGGGCGTTGGCGAGTCCGGCCTTGCCGCGGGCGGCCTTGGCCTCGTCGGTGCCGAGCGCGTCGAGGCGCTTGTCGATCTCGGTGTCCACGCGGGACACGAAGAAGGACGCCACGGAGTGGATCTTCGACAGGTCCAGGCCGCGGTCCCTGGCCTGCTCCAGGCCGGACAGGTAGGCGTCCATGACCTGGCGGTAGCGCTCCAGCGAGAAGATCAGCGTGACGTTGACGCTGATGCCCAGGCCGATGACCTCGGTGATGGCCGGCAGGCCGCCCATGGTGGCGGGAATCTTGATCAGCGTGTTGGGGCGGTCGACCAGCCACGCGAGCTGCTTGGCCTCGGCGACCGTCGGCCCGGTGTGGTGCGCGAGGCGCGGGTCCACCTCGATGGACACCCGGCCGTCCTGGCCGCCGGTGGCGTCGAAGACCGGGCGCAGGATGTCGGCGGCGTCGCGGACGTCCGCCGTCGTGATCATGCGGATGGCCTCTTCGACCGTGACCCCGCGGGAGGCGAGATCGGAGAGCTGCTGGTCGTAGCCGTCGCCCTGGGAGATCGCCTTCTGGAAGATCGACGGGTTGGTGGTGACGCCCACGACGTGCTGCTGGTCGATCAGCTCGGCGAGGTTGCCGGACGTGATCCGCTTGCGCGACAGGTCGTCCAGCCAGATCGCGACGCCCTCCTCGGAGAGGCGCTTGAGTGCGTCTGTCATGGAATTACATCTCCTACGGGTCGTGTGTGAGCGTCAGTGCTGGGCGGCGGCGAGGGATTCCCGCGCCTTCGCCGCCACGTTCTCGGCAGTGAAGCCGTATTCCTGGAAGAGGACCTTGCCGTCGGCGGAAGCACCGAAGTGCTCCAGGGAAACGATGCGGCCGGCGTCGCCGACGTACTTGTGCCAGGTGAGGCCGATACCCGCCTCGACCGACACGCGCGCCCTGACGGACGGCGGAAGGACGCTGTCCCGGTACCCCTGGTCCTGCTCCTCGAACCACTCCACGGACGGCATGGAGACCACCCGGGTGGGTACGCCGTCGGCTTCCAGCCGCTCGCGCGCCTCGACGGCGACGTGCACCTCGGAGCCGGTCGCGAGCAGGATCACCTCCGGCGTTCCCGTGGAGGCCTCGAACAGGATGTAGCCGCCCTTGGCGGTGTCCTCGTTGGGCTCGTAGGTCGGCACGCCCTGACGGGTGAGGACCAGACCGTGCGGGGCGCCCTTGCCGAAGACCTTCGTCCAGCGCTTGAGGATCTCGCGCCAGGCGATCGCGGTCTCGTTGGCGTCGGCCGGGCGGACCACGTTCAGGCCGGGGATCGCGCGCAGCGACGCGAGGTGCTCGACCGGCTGGTGGGTGGGGCCGTCCTCGCCGAGGCCGATGGAGTCGTGCGTCCACACGTAGGTGACCGGCACGTGCATCAGGGCGGACAGCCGGACGGCGTTGCGCATGTAGTCGGAGAACACGAGGAACGTGCCGCCGTAGATGCGCGTGTTGC includes:
- a CDS encoding M14 family metallopeptidase, translating into MRPRARSILAVGALLLGGAALAPIAQAQPAHAPKPDPAEVKVFRAEVSGAQVPLLLAAGQDGHELSEQVPAKGTATVEVYLTDDQAKKLGKQGVRLAEHTMSATSEKRVEAAAQGVFRPYSGSGGLREEILRTGRQNPGLTKVVSLGKTVNGQDILALKLTRDAKKSADGSKPSVLYMSNQHAREWITPEMTRRLMHYYLDNYRTDKRVKKIVDSNELWFVLSANPDGYDYTFKSTDNRMWRKNLRDVNGDGAISTGDGVDLNRNFAYKWGYDNEGSSPNPTSETYRGAKPASEPETRALDAFEKRIGFTYGINYHSAAELLLYGVGWQVATDTPDDVAYEALAGTPENSAVPGYHPQVSSELYTTNGEADGHASNVNGMAMFTPEMSTCQTASNVDPDDQWKSADCQSVFTFPDDEKLIQAEFAKNVPFALSVAESAARPDRPKSSVGLAAADFTPAPFTTSYSRGADQQVSVVVRKAIRDKELNYRVNGGRTRDQALRHWKGGETYGGEDNLYFDAYRAKVKDGKPGDKVEVWFTGRSENGKKVSSAHFTYTVAARAQADTLVVAEEGATATQAQTYVDALKANGRKAIVWDVAAQGAPDPLAVLSHFRTVVHYTGASTPGNPTQLALRAFLNEGGKLIEAGELAGGSVALADGTPSNDFSQYYLGAYSRTSTPGATGFTGSGRLGGLSAALGPATSNPLDKAGTYALTSDELPAADYPQFASAGAGQFAGTVNPYGPYAGSYMAAAVHTDDAYKRLTRTIDLGGVGAAGKPTLRTQLLWDTEPGYDNAIVEIHTVGGDDWTTLAEAGGATRTTVPAECGAGFYVGEHPWLEHYLTLGANACTATGSTGSWNALTGASSGWQQVNFDLSAYAGKNVEVSIAYVTDPGSGGRGVLADDASLVVGGGAVETEGFETSLGAWKAGGPPTGSPGVLKDWARTGVLFQTYGAVTTDDTVLLGFGLEHVTAAADRKTLIGKALASLAR
- the gap gene encoding type I glyceraldehyde-3-phosphate dehydrogenase; the encoded protein is MTIRVGINGFGRIGRNYFRALLEQGADIEIVAVNDLGDTATTAHLLKYDTILGRLKAEVSHTADTITVDGHTIKVLSERNPADIPWGDLGVDIVIESTGIFTKKADAEKHIAGGAKKVLISAPAKDEDITIVMGVNQDKYDPANHHVISNASCTTNCVAPMAKVLDENFGIVKGLMTTVHAYTNDQRILDFPHSDLRRARAAAENIIPTTTGAAKATALVLPQLKGKLDGIAMRVPVPTGSATDLVVTLQREVTKDEVNAAFKKASEDGDLKGYLAYTEDPIVSSDIVSDPASCTFDSSLTMVQEGNSVKILGWYDNEWGYSNRLVDLTVFVGGRL
- the pgk gene encoding phosphoglycerate kinase, which encodes MKTIDELLAEGVAGKRVFVRADLNVPLDGDAITDDGRIRAVLPTVKALADAGAKVVVASHLGRPKGAADPAFSLAPAAARLGELLGAPVAFATDTVGDSARSTVAGLADGQVAVIENLRFNPGETSKDDAERGAFADRLAELADVYVGDGFGAVHRGHASVTDLPARLPHAAGYLIATEVGVLKKLTENVERPYVVALGGSKVSDKLAVIDQLLGKADRLLIGGGMVFTFLKAKGYEVGASLLQEDQIPVVQEYIERAEKNGVELVLPVDVLTSTGFPDLKTKAPANPNTVAADAIPADQLGLDIGPETRKLYASKLADAATVFWNGPMGVFEHPDYAEGTRAVAQALVESPAFTVVGGGDSAAAVRLLGFDENAFGHISTGGGASLEYLEGKTLPGLAALEG
- the tpiA gene encoding triose-phosphate isomerase, which translates into the protein MTTRTPLMAGNWKMNLNHLEAIAHVQKLAFALADKDYEAVEVAVLPPFTDLRSVQTLVDGDKLKIKYGAQDISAQDSGAYTGEISGAMLAKLKCTFVTIGHSERRQYHDETDELVNAKVKAAYKHGLTPILCVGEELDVREAGNHVVHTLAQVEGGLKDLPAEQAESVVIAYEPVWAIGTGKVCGAEDAQEVCAAVRAKLAELYTQELADKVRIQYGGSVKSGNVAEIMAQADIDGALVGGASLDADEFVKIVRFRDQ
- the secG gene encoding preprotein translocase subunit SecG, coding for MVLGFSIALIVFSLLLMLLVLMHKGKGGGLSDMFGGGMQSSVGGSSVAERNLDRITVVVGTLWFASIIVLGILMKTNN
- a CDS encoding RNA polymerase-binding protein RbpA codes for the protein MASGNAIRGSRVGAGPMGEAERGESAPRLRISFWCSNGHETVPSFASDAQVPETWDCPRCGFPAGQDRDNPPDPPRTEPYKTHLAYVRERRSDADGEAILAEALAKLRGEI